The following proteins come from a genomic window of Halomarina ordinaria:
- a CDS encoding riboflavin synthase, whose amino-acid sequence MFTGIVEETGAVVDVRTDTEGKRIRVASSFADALDHGESISVSGACLTVEDVDGDGFELFLSRETLDRTYLDDLEPGDEVNLERAMPADGRFDGHLVQGHVDGTATVTRVERVGDDWTFGFSLPPSLARYVVEKGSITVDGISLTVADLTPEEFTVAIIPATYDLTNLSGKEPGDPVHVEVDVLAKYVERMVREGAVETPLLDGSQ is encoded by the coding sequence ATGTTCACGGGAATCGTCGAGGAGACCGGCGCGGTCGTCGACGTGCGGACCGACACGGAGGGCAAGCGCATCCGCGTGGCGAGTTCCTTCGCGGACGCCCTCGACCACGGCGAGAGCATCAGCGTCAGCGGCGCCTGCCTCACCGTCGAGGACGTCGACGGCGACGGCTTCGAACTGTTCCTCTCGCGGGAGACGCTCGACCGGACGTACCTCGACGACCTCGAACCGGGCGACGAGGTGAACCTCGAACGCGCCATGCCCGCCGACGGACGCTTCGACGGGCACCTCGTCCAGGGACACGTCGACGGCACCGCGACGGTGACGCGCGTCGAACGCGTCGGCGACGACTGGACCTTCGGCTTCTCGCTCCCCCCGTCGCTCGCGCGCTACGTCGTCGAGAAGGGGTCCATCACCGTCGACGGCATCTCGCTCACCGTCGCCGACCTCACGCCGGAGGAGTTCACGGTGGCTATCATCCCGGCGACCTACGACCTGACGAACCTCTCGGGGAAGGAACCCGGCGACCCGGTCCACGTCGAAGTGGACGTCCTCGCGAAGTACGTCGAGCGGATGGTCCGGGAGGGGGCCGTCGAGACGCCGCTGCTCGACGGCTCGCAGTAA
- a CDS encoding DUF192 domain-containing protein — MRVVHDSGRVLASNVDRAEGVLAKGRGLMFRRSIPPDYGLVFPFSRTARRSIHMVCVPFPIDVCWLAEGRVRETATLPAWRGYGAAVADTVVEFPAGTLTGVEVGDRVRVE; from the coding sequence ATGCGCGTCGTCCACGACTCCGGTCGGGTCCTCGCCTCGAACGTCGACCGTGCGGAGGGGGTCCTCGCCAAGGGTCGCGGCCTCATGTTCCGCCGGTCGATACCGCCGGACTACGGCCTCGTCTTCCCCTTCTCGCGGACGGCCCGCCGGAGCATCCACATGGTCTGTGTCCCCTTCCCCATCGACGTCTGCTGGCTGGCCGAGGGACGGGTCCGCGAGACGGCGACGCTCCCCGCCTGGCGCGGGTACGGGGCGGCCGTCGCGGACACGGTCGTTGAGTTCCCGGCCGGGACGCTCACGGGAGTCGAGGTGGGCGACCGGGTTCGCGTGGAGTGA
- a CDS encoding DUF2070 family protein: protein MTATQGDLAGLSRFIFRAPNWYASVGFSLVIAALAGVAAFDSRFVLEDAWQGLFYIGVPTVVASVLTPSVDSRLGGQLTPNRASLLALFCELVTVAVMTVAGVVAVLTSFGQGFVFDALLAALASVFAIRLLVVMAVSRKSLLVAAVPASIQTVAGALLLFVYSGTMTYLEIGGPVLRSYLSRPEHAPDVFTAIAPQDFLLLAAMCVLYGGATWLFVVTIDTPWRRSLGVSVLDFLRGFVGHIAEGSRELEDFFEQLGEEAVVPVTVLSFRTANGEKARFVLPMIHPGPMGEIGGGNLPARVAASSEGMAFPPHATAGHDFNLVTEREVDTIIEAADRAHRRIEYGGEGTGSVRTRDGEASILGQAFGDAALLVATYAPSFADDVEYAVGLSAAAEARTSGLDAVMLVDAHNSNDGLDGDDLGHVTPGSRRSFSMIQAAGEAGRRLAAAERVPLRLGVAWDRTPWTPAEGIGPLGVRVACVEAGDQRTAYVLVDGNNMEPGVRDRLVDAVTAETGVEMVEVMTTDTHIVNTVEADNQVGAAVPLADLEALVVDLVAESVADLEPVEAGMAVERCEVTVFGNDRTETLASHANAMVAMGGVLAAALILVVSAVSVLIFFAT from the coding sequence ATGACGGCGACACAGGGCGACCTCGCGGGCCTCTCGCGGTTCATCTTCCGCGCACCGAACTGGTACGCGAGCGTCGGGTTCTCGCTGGTCATCGCCGCGCTGGCCGGCGTCGCCGCCTTCGACTCCCGGTTCGTCCTCGAGGACGCCTGGCAGGGACTGTTCTACATCGGCGTCCCGACGGTGGTGGCGAGCGTGCTCACCCCGTCGGTCGACAGCCGTCTCGGCGGGCAGTTGACGCCGAACCGGGCCTCGCTGCTCGCGCTGTTCTGCGAACTCGTCACCGTCGCCGTCATGACCGTCGCGGGCGTCGTGGCCGTCCTCACGTCGTTCGGCCAGGGGTTCGTCTTCGACGCGCTGCTCGCCGCGCTGGCGAGCGTCTTCGCCATCCGCCTGCTGGTGGTGATGGCCGTCTCGCGGAAGTCGCTGCTCGTCGCCGCCGTCCCCGCGAGCATCCAGACCGTCGCCGGAGCGCTCCTCCTGTTCGTCTACAGCGGGACGATGACCTACCTCGAGATCGGCGGGCCCGTCCTGCGGTCGTACCTCTCGCGGCCCGAACACGCCCCCGACGTGTTCACCGCCATCGCCCCGCAGGACTTCCTGTTGCTGGCGGCGATGTGCGTCCTCTACGGCGGGGCGACGTGGCTGTTCGTCGTCACCATCGACACGCCGTGGCGCCGGAGCCTCGGCGTGAGCGTCCTCGACTTCCTCCGGGGGTTCGTCGGCCACATCGCGGAGGGGTCCCGCGAACTGGAGGACTTCTTCGAACAACTGGGCGAGGAGGCCGTCGTCCCGGTGACGGTCCTGTCGTTTCGTACCGCGAACGGGGAGAAGGCGCGGTTCGTCCTCCCGATGATCCACCCGGGACCGATGGGCGAGATCGGCGGCGGGAACCTCCCGGCGCGCGTCGCCGCCAGTTCGGAGGGGATGGCCTTCCCGCCGCACGCGACCGCCGGCCACGACTTCAACCTCGTCACCGAACGCGAGGTCGACACCATCATCGAGGCGGCCGACCGCGCCCACCGGCGCATCGAGTACGGGGGGGAGGGGACCGGGAGCGTCCGCACGCGCGACGGCGAGGCGTCCATCCTCGGGCAGGCGTTCGGCGACGCCGCCCTGCTCGTGGCGACGTACGCCCCGTCGTTCGCCGACGACGTGGAGTACGCGGTCGGCCTCTCGGCGGCGGCGGAGGCACGCACGAGCGGGCTGGACGCGGTGATGCTCGTCGACGCCCACAACAGCAACGACGGTCTCGACGGCGACGACCTCGGGCACGTCACGCCCGGGAGCAGGCGCTCGTTCTCGATGATACAGGCCGCGGGGGAGGCCGGCCGCCGACTGGCGGCCGCCGAGCGAGTGCCCCTCCGCCTCGGCGTCGCGTGGGACCGGACGCCCTGGACGCCGGCGGAGGGCATCGGTCCGCTCGGCGTGCGCGTCGCGTGCGTCGAGGCGGGCGACCAGCGCACGGCGTACGTCCTGGTCGACGGCAACAACATGGAACCGGGCGTCCGCGACCGGCTCGTCGACGCCGTCACGGCCGAGACGGGCGTCGAGATGGTCGAGGTGATGACGACCGACACGCACATCGTCAACACCGTCGAGGCGGACAACCAGGTCGGCGCGGCCGTCCCCCTCGCGGACCTGGAGGCGCTCGTCGTCGACCTCGTCGCCGAGTCGGTGGCCGACCTCGAACCCGTCGAGGCCGGGATGGCCGTCGAGCGCTGTGAGGTGACCGTCTTCGGCAACGACCGCACCGAGACGCTCGCCAGCCACGCGAACGCGATGGTCGCCATGGGTGGGGTGCTCGCCGCCGCCCTCATCCTCGTCGTGAGCGCCGTGAGCGTCCTCATCTTCTTCGCCACCTGA
- a CDS encoding UvrD-helicase domain-containing protein — protein MTDTQVTRLFGGPGCGKTTALLDRVDTLLDEEATDIDDVLVVSYTRAAAAEIRERLAERLDRDPRSLRGNVCTMHAKAYELLNLSRGDVVGEKHKKEFCEDYGLEYEDEYEASRRRSSRATTMGNKIIATSQWLQRTDREVADWYDVPFQWDVETVRLPPDVDPNAQVGNKYTPTWSSDDDRLDVPEAIRAWRAYKGDEGVIGFADMLERVKQRSLLPTVDYLVIDEFQDITTLQYAVYDEWKPHMKRVLIAGDDDQVVYAWQGADPQLLLNETGDDVILDTSYRLPSRILNVVNREIAHVTERQEKDFLPRTEGGTVEAVASPSMLDLVRNIRHTVETDDGSIMVLFRARYQMYQFVDEFIDEGIPFQALTDQRMWTDRLTDYIEAVEAIEDGEPITGMQVRRLAEMLDSAAFGTGERDDLYDALDDRQEREGVDDLADLEFDADFVKEYAPFTPDRASAADMVRKITGYQKRSVKAYFGGDYRDVDRSRVRVGTIHSAKGREADHVFVATDLTEKVVEQMAATVEDQDAEVPGGEFEKTTDPVPMLTDNERRVFYVGMSRARERLVLMENLVDGAPTLPIDVLLHNEPTGTSLDQLIAEAQEPLATV, from the coding sequence ATGACTGACACGCAGGTCACCCGACTGTTCGGTGGCCCGGGCTGTGGGAAGACGACAGCCCTGCTGGACCGCGTCGACACGCTGCTCGACGAGGAGGCGACGGACATCGACGACGTGCTCGTCGTCTCCTACACCAGAGCGGCCGCCGCGGAGATACGCGAGCGACTGGCCGAGCGACTCGACCGCGACCCCCGCTCGCTGCGGGGGAACGTCTGTACGATGCACGCGAAGGCCTACGAACTGTTGAACCTCTCACGCGGCGACGTCGTCGGCGAGAAACACAAGAAGGAGTTCTGTGAGGACTACGGGCTGGAGTACGAAGACGAGTACGAGGCCTCACGGCGGCGTTCCTCGCGGGCGACGACGATGGGCAACAAGATCATCGCGACGAGCCAGTGGCTCCAGCGGACCGACCGGGAGGTGGCCGACTGGTACGACGTCCCCTTCCAGTGGGACGTCGAGACGGTCCGCCTGCCCCCGGACGTCGACCCCAACGCACAGGTGGGCAACAAGTACACTCCGACGTGGTCGAGCGACGACGACCGACTTGACGTGCCGGAGGCCATCCGTGCGTGGCGCGCCTACAAGGGCGACGAGGGCGTCATCGGCTTCGCCGACATGCTCGAACGCGTCAAGCAGCGCTCGCTGCTGCCGACCGTCGACTACCTCGTCATCGACGAATTCCAGGACATCACCACCCTCCAGTACGCGGTGTACGACGAGTGGAAACCCCACATGAAGCGCGTGCTCATCGCCGGCGACGACGACCAGGTCGTCTACGCCTGGCAGGGCGCCGACCCTCAGCTCCTGCTGAACGAGACCGGCGACGACGTCATCCTCGACACCTCCTATCGACTCCCCTCGCGCATCCTCAACGTCGTCAACCGCGAGATCGCGCACGTCACCGAGCGCCAGGAGAAGGACTTCCTCCCCCGGACCGAGGGCGGCACCGTCGAGGCCGTCGCCAGCCCCTCGATGCTCGACCTCGTGCGCAACATCCGCCACACCGTCGAGACCGACGACGGGAGCATCATGGTGCTGTTCCGCGCGCGCTACCAGATGTACCAGTTCGTCGATGAGTTCATCGACGAGGGCATCCCCTTCCAGGCGCTCACCGACCAGCGGATGTGGACCGACCGGCTGACGGACTACATCGAGGCGGTCGAGGCCATCGAGGACGGCGAGCCCATCACCGGGATGCAGGTCCGCCGACTGGCGGAGATGCTCGACAGCGCCGCCTTCGGCACCGGCGAGCGCGACGACCTCTACGACGCGCTCGACGACCGACAGGAGCGCGAGGGAGTCGACGACCTCGCCGACCTCGAGTTCGACGCCGACTTCGTGAAGGAGTACGCCCCGTTCACGCCCGACCGGGCGAGCGCGGCCGACATGGTCCGGAAGATAACGGGCTACCAGAAGCGCTCGGTCAAGGCGTACTTCGGCGGGGACTACCGGGACGTCGACCGCTCGCGCGTCCGCGTCGGGACCATCCACTCCGCGAAGGGCCGCGAGGCCGACCACGTGTTCGTCGCCACCGACCTCACCGAGAAGGTAGTCGAACAGATGGCCGCCACCGTCGAGGACCAGGACGCCGAGGTCCCCGGCGGCGAGTTCGAGAAGACGACCGACCCCGTCCCGATGCTGACGGACAACGAACGGCGGGTCTTCTACGTCGGCATGTCCCGCGCACGCGAGCGCCTCGTGCTCATGGAGAACCTCGTCGACGGCGCGCCGACGCTGCCCATCGACGTCCTGCTCCACAACGAGCCGACGGGCACCTCGCTCGACCAGCTCATCGCCGAGGCCCAGGAACCGCTGGCGACCGTCTAG
- a CDS encoding PrsW family intramembrane metalloprotease: MGERDPVEARSQGGRDLYDVATWEPRSALDRLALKVYGAALAVGKWFVVLLALVFTALIGVFGALTDPIIGAFTVLSVIPALALAGYVYYADITSGEPLWLLTATFVLSIFFASFAAIINSVFGGLQLLGPVGFVLFFYLVVGPVEESVKLLAVRLYAYRDDRFDAVIDGAVYGAVAGLGFAFVENAIYINRGLEMSPGGGPETQLATAGGTAALRALAGPGHVVYSAFAGYYLGLAKFNPENAGPIVAKGLLIAAFIHATYNTLVSVVPSVAVAAFDAVPQFVVFFVFVLIYQGFFGYLLYRKIARYRNAYREVRTEAERKDGDIGVETTEFDS; this comes from the coding sequence ATGGGAGAACGTGATCCGGTCGAGGCCCGTTCACAGGGGGGGCGGGACCTCTACGACGTCGCGACCTGGGAGCCCCGTAGCGCGCTCGACCGTCTCGCGCTCAAGGTGTACGGCGCCGCCCTCGCGGTCGGGAAGTGGTTCGTCGTCCTCCTCGCGCTGGTCTTCACCGCCCTCATCGGCGTGTTCGGTGCCCTCACCGACCCCATCATCGGGGCGTTCACGGTCCTCTCGGTGATTCCGGCGCTCGCGCTCGCCGGCTACGTCTACTACGCCGACATCACCAGCGGCGAACCGCTCTGGTTGCTCACCGCCACGTTCGTCCTGAGCATCTTCTTCGCCAGCTTCGCCGCCATCATCAACTCGGTGTTCGGCGGCCTCCAGCTGCTCGGCCCCGTCGGCTTCGTCCTCTTCTTCTACCTCGTCGTCGGCCCCGTCGAGGAGTCCGTGAAGCTCCTCGCGGTGCGCCTCTACGCCTACCGGGACGACCGCTTCGACGCCGTCATCGACGGGGCGGTGTACGGCGCCGTCGCCGGCCTCGGCTTCGCGTTCGTCGAGAACGCCATCTACATCAACCGCGGCCTGGAGATGAGCCCCGGCGGCGGCCCGGAGACGCAACTCGCGACGGCCGGCGGCACCGCCGCGCTCCGCGCGCTCGCGGGACCGGGCCACGTCGTCTACTCCGCGTTCGCCGGCTACTACCTCGGTCTGGCGAAGTTCAACCCCGAGAACGCGGGCCCCATCGTCGCGAAGGGCCTGCTCATCGCCGCGTTCATCCACGCGACGTACAACACGCTCGTCAGCGTCGTCCCGAGCGTCGCCGTCGCGGCCTTCGACGCCGTCCCGCAGTTCGTCGTCTTCTTCGTGTTCGTCCTCATCTACCAGGGGTTCTTCGGTTACCTCCTCTACCGGAAGATCGCCCGCTACCGCAACGCCTACCGCGAGGTCCGAACGGAGGCCGAGCGAAAGGACGGCGACATCGGCGTCGAGACGACTGAGTTCGATAGCTAA
- a CDS encoding DUF7532 family protein: MHFDQRTQAALREVGLSTDDLRRASDLVKAATEEEADALTAFFEDRDTVHSDMDRAHSASDVQEHAVSYLDLYTHAADIRGYLRFDSWGVPVEGGRTLPDGTVELRLGPTVNARVRFADDPDVL; this comes from the coding sequence ATGCACTTCGACCAGCGGACGCAGGCCGCCCTCCGCGAGGTCGGCCTCTCGACGGACGACCTCCGCCGGGCGAGCGACCTCGTGAAGGCGGCGACCGAGGAGGAGGCCGACGCCCTGACGGCGTTCTTCGAGGACCGCGACACCGTCCACTCGGACATGGACCGCGCGCACTCGGCGAGCGACGTCCAGGAACACGCCGTCTCGTATCTCGACCTCTACACCCACGCCGCCGACATCCGGGGGTACCTCCGCTTCGACTCGTGGGGCGTCCCGGTCGAGGGCGGCCGCACCCTCCCCGACGGCACCGTCGAACTCCGCCTCGGCCCGACGGTGAACGCACGCGTCCGGTTCGCCGACGACCCCGACGTGCTATGA
- a CDS encoding GMP synthase subunit A, with protein sequence MTRIVVVDNHGQFTHLEQRALRDMGVDVSLVDNSTPPAAVDADGVVLSGGPSMDDAGRSADYLDLDVPVLGICLGMQVIADALGGRVGSGDYGGYADVTVDIVDEDDPLLGSLAPETRVWASHADEVKELPEGFALTARSDVCDIEAMSDAERERYGVQWHPEVAHTEEGEAVFENFLARCED encoded by the coding sequence ATGACTCGTATCGTCGTGGTTGACAACCACGGCCAGTTCACCCACCTCGAGCAGCGCGCGCTCCGGGACATGGGGGTCGACGTCTCGCTCGTCGACAACTCGACACCCCCCGCCGCGGTCGACGCCGACGGCGTCGTCCTCTCGGGCGGCCCGAGCATGGACGACGCCGGCCGGAGCGCCGACTACCTCGACCTGGACGTCCCCGTCCTCGGCATCTGTCTGGGGATGCAGGTCATCGCCGACGCGCTCGGCGGCCGCGTCGGGAGCGGCGACTACGGCGGCTACGCCGACGTGACCGTCGACATCGTCGACGAGGACGACCCCCTGCTCGGGTCGCTCGCCCCCGAGACGCGGGTGTGGGCGAGTCACGCCGACGAGGTGAAGGAACTCCCCGAGGGGTTCGCGCTGACCGCCCGCAGCGACGTCTGCGACATCGAGGCGATGAGCGACGCCGAGCGCGAGCGCTACGGCGTCCAGTGGCACCCCGAGGTCGCCCACACCGAGGAGGGCGAGGCCGTCTTCGAGAACTTCCTCGCGCGCTGCGAGGACTGA
- a CDS encoding DUF402 domain-containing protein: MSEEAGEGDEYGGDPVDPPRVRVRGIYATALTHLLSGDHAVVQASEPIRERFDATFPVEPATVTVETTHDRQGVGLSGPVERVASLAAEFVAVGVDAFVWDDPTPEGAVFDAEVVDTRGGGAVLDLGGNEGRGYLPFDEADGYVETGDALRVQVAQGEPPWSDRDPRCTGRLSVGNGLARLVRGASGGGTSVDLASLLPTDSREGWGVRWDARADDADLDALAGTLDHLNARAERVDASLPEEVGEPGRLTDGRATAWVWFGRECRDALDDHRRAVTTTMPGHHRTKAHTGEASAAVDFAEAVCDPTGPFPFAAVTRQFGPREGDTVALGHGKPDGRLIVLGRGTVTDYDPEGGVTVEREMTPGGRYDALEVERRAGDVAVTKLKEGRWWYATVYRGADGERRGTYVNVCTPVELFPDVARYVDLHVDVVKHADGTVERVDDDELDAAVEAGEVTEPLAEKARQVATAIERALE, encoded by the coding sequence ATGAGCGAGGAGGCCGGAGAGGGCGACGAGTACGGGGGAGACCCCGTCGACCCGCCCCGCGTCCGCGTCCGGGGCATCTACGCGACGGCACTGACGCACCTGCTGTCGGGCGACCACGCCGTCGTCCAGGCCTCCGAACCGATACGCGAGCGTTTCGACGCGACGTTCCCGGTCGAGCCGGCGACCGTCACCGTGGAGACGACGCACGACCGGCAGGGCGTCGGTCTCTCCGGCCCGGTCGAGCGCGTCGCGTCGCTCGCGGCCGAGTTCGTCGCGGTCGGCGTCGACGCCTTCGTCTGGGACGACCCCACGCCGGAGGGGGCCGTCTTCGACGCCGAGGTGGTCGACACCCGCGGCGGTGGCGCCGTCCTCGACCTCGGGGGGAACGAGGGGAGGGGCTACCTCCCGTTCGACGAGGCCGACGGTTACGTCGAGACGGGCGACGCGCTCCGCGTGCAAGTAGCGCAGGGCGAACCCCCGTGGAGCGACCGCGACCCCCGGTGTACGGGTCGACTCTCGGTCGGGAACGGTCTCGCGCGTCTCGTCCGGGGGGCGAGCGGCGGCGGGACGAGCGTCGACCTCGCCTCGTTGCTCCCGACGGACTCCCGCGAGGGGTGGGGCGTCCGGTGGGACGCGCGCGCCGACGACGCGGACCTCGACGCCCTCGCGGGGACGCTCGACCACCTCAACGCCCGCGCCGAGCGGGTGGACGCGTCGCTCCCCGAGGAGGTGGGTGAACCGGGACGGCTCACCGACGGGCGCGCGACGGCGTGGGTCTGGTTCGGGCGTGAGTGCCGCGACGCCCTCGACGACCACCGCCGCGCCGTGACGACGACCATGCCGGGGCACCACCGGACGAAGGCCCACACGGGCGAGGCGAGCGCCGCCGTCGACTTCGCCGAGGCGGTCTGTGACCCCACGGGACCGTTCCCGTTCGCCGCCGTCACCCGACAGTTCGGCCCGCGCGAGGGCGACACCGTCGCGCTCGGTCACGGCAAACCCGACGGACGGCTCATCGTCCTCGGCCGGGGGACGGTGACGGACTACGACCCGGAGGGCGGCGTCACCGTCGAGCGGGAGATGACCCCCGGCGGGCGCTACGACGCCCTGGAGGTCGAACGGCGCGCGGGCGACGTGGCGGTGACGAAACTGAAGGAGGGTCGCTGGTGGTACGCGACGGTCTATCGGGGGGCCGACGGCGAGCGCCGGGGCACCTACGTCAACGTCTGCACGCCCGTCGAACTGTTCCCGGACGTGGCGCGCTACGTCGACCTCCACGTCGACGTGGTGAAACACGCCGACGGGACGGTCGAACGCGTCGACGACGACGAACTCGACGCGGCCGTCGAGGCGGGCGAGGTGACCGAACCGCTCGCGGAGAAGGCCCGGCAGGTGGCGACGGCCATCGAGCGCGCGCTGGAGTAG
- a CDS encoding DUF7533 family protein, with amino-acid sequence MARGIIGTLQLAVAVAFAAPVALLGLSFLRGGDTLLGAGFLAFAVLMILVEEYLTTPQDVPGKVAEKAVGTALPEDEERD; translated from the coding sequence ATGGCACGCGGCATCATCGGAACGCTCCAGTTGGCCGTCGCGGTGGCGTTCGCCGCCCCGGTGGCGCTCCTGGGGCTCTCGTTCCTCCGTGGGGGCGACACCCTCCTGGGTGCCGGGTTTCTCGCGTTCGCGGTGCTGATGATTCTCGTCGAGGAGTACCTCACGACCCCACAGGACGTGCCGGGGAAGGTCGCGGAGAAGGCGGTCGGGACGGCGCTGCCCGAGGACGAGGAGCGCGACTAG
- a CDS encoding HVO_0416 family zinc finger protein, whose translation MATADTDLFDEFLSQRGHETERPSWERDYNKKRCPECGGLHDLDAATCTVCGWMP comes from the coding sequence ATGGCAACCGCAGACACCGACCTGTTCGACGAGTTCCTGTCACAGCGTGGGCACGAGACCGAGCGGCCGAGTTGGGAGCGGGACTATAACAAGAAGCGCTGTCCCGAGTGCGGGGGCCTCCACGACCTCGACGCCGCGACGTGTACCGTCTGCGGGTGGATGCCGTAG
- a CDS encoding TrmB family transcriptional regulator, with translation MGNTEHRTRAIASLEELGLREYEAKCFVGLVQLSEGTAKEISKTASVPRSRVYDSLDRLQDRGLVDIRESNPRVYRGVSVDTAVQTLENEFQSHLDTVSDNLAELQVTPHRDDDEFWTVTGEENVTERGAGLIDRANREVFVTLDDDERVVERSADWIQTALDRGLTTLVDVPSEAIRTHVERLVPGAQVFVTDRSDADDPDGEPPGRTLLVDGESVLLSSIERESPTVSSETAVMGTGGVGSRLVSMLQEVSQSRRHVATPGTAAFPDVVEFDAND, from the coding sequence ATGGGTAACACGGAACACCGAACACGTGCGATAGCGTCCCTCGAGGAACTGGGTCTGCGCGAGTACGAAGCGAAGTGCTTCGTCGGCCTCGTTCAGCTCTCGGAGGGAACGGCGAAGGAGATCAGCAAGACGGCGAGCGTCCCGCGCTCGCGGGTGTACGACTCCCTCGACCGGTTACAGGACCGCGGCCTCGTCGACATCCGCGAGTCGAACCCACGTGTCTACCGGGGCGTCTCCGTCGACACCGCCGTCCAGACTCTGGAGAACGAGTTCCAGAGCCACCTCGACACCGTGAGCGACAACCTCGCCGAACTGCAGGTGACCCCCCACCGCGACGACGACGAGTTCTGGACGGTGACGGGCGAGGAGAACGTCACCGAACGCGGGGCCGGCCTCATCGACAGGGCGAACCGCGAGGTGTTCGTGACGCTCGACGACGACGAGCGAGTCGTCGAGCGCTCCGCGGACTGGATTCAGACCGCGCTCGACCGGGGACTCACGACGCTCGTCGACGTGCCCTCGGAGGCGATTCGCACCCACGTCGAACGGCTCGTCCCCGGCGCGCAAGTGTTCGTCACCGACCGGAGCGACGCCGACGACCCCGACGGGGAACCGCCGGGGCGAACGCTGCTGGTCGACGGCGAGTCGGTCCTGTTGAGCAGCATCGAACGGGAGTCGCCGACGGTCTCCAGCGAGACGGCGGTGATGGGCACCGGCGGCGTCGGTTCGCGACTCGTCTCCATGCTCCAGGAGGTCTCCCAGTCGCGCCGACACGTCGCCACCCCGGGGACGGCCGCGTTCCCCGACGTCGTCGAGTTCGACGCCAACGACTGA
- a CDS encoding DUF7097 family protein, whose translation MEKTPTGTSVGVDDPYDHVERCDHLTDDGRCRFAFERPEADPAFAEARQRDDYACPVVEGSWEWRDCPHMRCRKRGHECARCGLAEVRMAHDDDRPLLEEHHLSYRDETRLTHEITVALCRWCHAKVHGSWARVDDDATPDAEAVAVREERRSRELAELSFSTANEREE comes from the coding sequence ATGGAGAAGACGCCCACCGGCACGTCGGTCGGTGTGGACGACCCGTACGACCACGTCGAGCGCTGCGACCACCTGACCGACGACGGCCGATGTCGGTTCGCGTTCGAGCGTCCGGAGGCCGACCCCGCGTTCGCCGAGGCGCGGCAACGCGACGACTACGCCTGCCCCGTCGTCGAGGGGTCGTGGGAGTGGCGCGACTGTCCCCACATGCGCTGCCGGAAGCGGGGCCACGAGTGCGCGCGCTGTGGGCTGGCGGAGGTGCGGATGGCCCACGACGACGACCGGCCGCTCCTCGAGGAACACCACCTGTCGTACCGCGACGAGACGCGCCTCACCCACGAGATAACCGTCGCGCTCTGTCGGTGGTGTCACGCGAAGGTCCACGGGTCGTGGGCGCGCGTCGACGACGACGCGACCCCGGACGCGGAGGCCGTCGCCGTCCGGGAGGAGCGACGGAGCCGCGAACTCGCGGAACTCTCCTTCTCGACGGCGAACGAACGCGAGGAGTAG
- a CDS encoding ArsR family transcriptional regulator — protein MSDTTVEGIADLPPSAKLVYKVLEYNGPLTQKGIVEESMLSARTVRYALERLETISVVDEDVYFADARQNLYEITAAPADAEGADEKETTRAVSDD, from the coding sequence ATGAGCGACACTACTGTCGAGGGGATAGCGGACCTGCCGCCGAGCGCGAAGTTGGTGTACAAGGTGCTCGAGTACAACGGCCCGCTGACGCAGAAGGGCATCGTCGAGGAGTCGATGCTGTCGGCGCGGACCGTCCGCTACGCACTCGAGCGCCTCGAGACCATCAGCGTCGTCGACGAGGACGTCTACTTCGCCGACGCCCGCCAGAACCTCTACGAGATAACGGCCGCCCCGGCCGACGCCGAGGGCGCAGACGAGAAAGAGACCACCCGCGCCGTCAGCGACGACTGA